A stretch of Malus sylvestris chromosome 11, drMalSylv7.2, whole genome shotgun sequence DNA encodes these proteins:
- the LOC126588260 gene encoding uncharacterized protein LOC126588260, producing MQKNNPHYSHIGERLQTLNKSSMVASSSSVSSPRPRKQVCTCSNRPGLKRCSRHQYAVPPGGKKGLRNYGKKEILRRALRSTPNRSLSLRWWNFQPTPSRLSNMSMA from the coding sequence ATGCAGAAGAACAACCCTCACTATAGTCACATTGGAGAAAGGCTACAAACACTCAACAAGAGTAGTATGGtggcatcatcatcatcagtaTCATCCCCGAGGCCTCGAAAACAGGTTTGTACGTGCTCGAATCGTCCTGGGTTGAAAAGGTGTAGCCGGCACCAGTATGCAGTGCCGCCGGGAGGCAAAAAGGGGTTGAGGAACTATGGAAAGAAGGAGATTTTGAGGAGGGCATTGAGATCTACTCCAAATCGTAGCTTAAGTCTTCGGTGGTGGAATTTCCAACCAACGCCTAGTCGGCTTTCTAACATGTCAATGGCTTAA
- the LOC126591548 gene encoding NAC transcription factor 56-like encodes MESTDSSTGSQQQQLQPPQPPPPPLPNLPPGFRFHPTDEELVVHYLKKKATSAPLPVSIIADVDLYKFDPWELPAKATFGEQEWYFFSPRDRKYPNGARPNRAATSGYWKATGTDKPVLTSGGIQKVGVKKALVFYGGKPPKGIKTNWIMHEYRLADNKPNNKPPGCDLGNKKNSLRLDDWVLCRIYKKNNTHRPMDHEREDSMEDILGPLMPPSISHVGHHQNMKLHLPKSNLSYGPPFMENNQIFFDGMMSSTDGSASTHQLPQKRPIVPSLYWNNQEEDDQTAADPSSSKRIQLHQLDTGTNSNGDGINGGATNNNSTSIANLLSQLPQTPPLHQHAVLGSLGDGLFRTPYQLPGRNWYSDSNLG; translated from the exons ATGGAGAGCACCGACTCGTCAACGGGCTCACAACAGCAGCAGCTGCAGCCGCCACAGCCACCACCTCCTCCGCTGCCAAACCTCCCACCTGGGTTCCGCTTCCACCCGACAGATGAAGAGCTAGTTGTCCACTATCTCAAGAAAAAGGCCACCTCCGCTCCCCTTCCGGTTTCCATCATCGCTGACGTCGACCTTTACAAGTTCGACCCCTGGGAGCTCCCAG CTAAGGCTACGTTTGGAGAGCAAGAGTGGTATTTTTTCAGTCCTAGGGACCGGAAATACCCGAACGGAGCGAGACCAAATAGGGCGGCGACTTCCGGGTATTGGAAGGCGACGGGGACTGATAAGCCGGTGCTGACTTCCGGCGGTATTCAGAAAGTTGGTGTGAAAAAAGCACTTGTGTTCTATGGAGGAAAACCCCCGAAAGGAATTAAAACCAATTGGATTATGCACGAGTACAGGCTTGCTGATAACAAGCCCAACAACAAACCACCAGGGTGTGACTTGGGCAACAAGAAGAACTCCTTGAGG CTTGATGATTGGGTGCTGTGTAGAATTTACAAGAAGAACAACACACATAGGCCGATGGATCATGAGAGGGAGGATTCCATGGAGGACATCTTGGGACCGTTGATGCCACCATCTATAAGTCATGTGGGCCACCATCAGAATATGAAGCTGCACCTTCCAAAGTCTAATTTGAGTTATGGGCCGcctttcatggaaaataaccaaattttttttgacGGGATGATGAGCAGCACCGACGGATCGGCTTCTACTCATCAGCTGCCACAAAAACGGCCAATAGTTCCATCCCTGTACTGGAATAATCAGGAGGAGGATGACCAGACGGCTGCTGATCCTTCATCAAGCAAGAGAATACAACTACACCAATTGGACACTGGTACTAATTCTAATGGTGATGGGATTAATGGCGGTGctactaataacaattctacTTCTATTGCCAATCTACTTTCCCAGCTTCCTCAGACTCCACCATTGCACCAACATGCAGTATTGGGGTCACTTGGCGACGGTCTATTCCGGACGCCGTATCAACTGCCTGGGAGGAATTGGTATTCTGACTCCAATTTGGGATAG